A single Thunnus thynnus chromosome 6, fThuThy2.1, whole genome shotgun sequence DNA region contains:
- the LOC137184757 gene encoding transcription factor-like 5 protein isoform X1, producing the protein MYLVHFYHCILKVVYGISDIGLLKNIFFFKSSEASSGILTDVRGRTPTSVVTGGHRAGFGIKMSSFSSACKTIHVPPSTSSREHPYDSAGVILSQGGCLTYDQGQMMGTELGLMGMTEVEYTHLQHLIQAQMEAQAPPDSPDVRSYPAAVMAKDATAISPVPTTQAIDLSTSTEEHCLVMPGEKTPTSYGEVPGFVLARIRGENSLTDSPTNSSTSSQKRSRSAARVCLEKRFNSMSADTPRQQDIQSAVLSNFLTMFQQSAEAQEAVIHPQMQKWMKTDRANPFEVTSPYVGGVYNPVTMCGQVIGHIPHMLEPNKQQGLIIPKSFSFNFCPERIVTKPHFTRSSNTTEEQQSVNIENDLAISAASRKHGSAHSSRPVKAAKAAPDSAGGSGSSSGKTARSCMSLSQRREKHNSKERERRKRIRLCCDELNMLVPFCDSDTDKVTTLQWTTTFLRYIKKTYGDTFKEEFQSAFTDNKGLFLKSSPSSGQGPFQREMDESLTIPLAVEQ; encoded by the exons atgtacttagttcaTTTCTACCACTGCATTTTAAAGGTTGTCTACGGCATTTCTGATATTGgtctgttaaaaaatatttttttctttaaatcatcGGAGGCTTCATCTGGGATACTGACCGACGTCCGGGGTCGGACTCCAACGTCAGTTGTCACCGGCGGGCATCGGGCAGGATTTGGCATTAA GATGTCATCCTTTTCCTCAGCTTGTAAAACCATCCATGTACCACCTTCAACCTCCTCCAGAGAACATCCCTATGACTCTGCTGGGGTGATTTTGAGCCAAGGTGGATGTTTGACATACGATCAGGGCCAGATGATGGGAACTGAGCTTGGTCTGATGGGGATGACAGAGGTTGAATATACACACCTTCAGCACCTTATCCAAGCCCAGATGGAGGCACAAGCTCCTCCAGACAGTCCAGATGTCAGATCTTACCCTGCTGCAGTGATGGCTAAAGACGCCACAGCGATTTCTCCCGTTCCAACCACTCAAGCTATTGACCTCTCAACTTCGACAGAGGAACACTGTCTGGTGATGCCAGGTGAAAAAACACCAACGTCTTATGGAGAGGTCCCAGGTTTTGTGCTGGCCAGaatcagaggagaaaacagTCTGACTGACTCACCCACCAACAGCAGCACATCTTCGCAGAAGCGATCCAGATCGGCTGCTAGAGTTTGCTTGGAGAAAAGGTTCAACTCCATGTCTGCTGACACGCCAAGGCAGCAAGATATTCAGTCAGCAGTTCTTAGCAA ttttttgacGATGTTTCAGCAGTCTGCGGAGGCTCAAGAGGCAGTCATACATCCTCAAATGCAGAAGTGGATGAAAACTGACCGAGCAAATCCTTTTGAGGTTACCAGCCCATATGTCGGGGGTGTATATAACCCAGTCACCATGTGTGGCCAA GTGATTGGCCATATTCCTCACATGCTTGAACCAAACAAGCAGCAGGGTTTAATCATCCCCAagagtttttcatttaatttctgcCCAGAGAGGATTGTTACAAAACCTCACTTTACCAGAAGCAGTAACACAACAGAAGAGCAGCAGTCGGTGAACATAGAAA ATGATTTGGCAATATCTGCTGCCTCCAGGAAGCACGGTAGTGCCCACAGCTCTCGACCTGTGAAGGCTGCTAAGGCTGCCCCAGACTCAGCTGGAGGATCAGGGAGCAGCAGCGGGAAAACAGCACGATCATGTATGTCGCTTAGCCAGCGCAGGGAGAAACACAACAGTAAGGAGAGGGAACGCAG GAAGAGGATTCGTTTGTGTTGTGACGAGCTGAACATGCTGGTGCCATTCTGTGATTCGGACACAGACAAAGTCACCACCCTGCAGTGGACCACTACCTTCCTGAGATACATCAAAAAAACGTATGGCGACACCTTCAAAGAG GAGTTTCAGAGTGCGTTCACTGATAATAAAGGACTATTTCTTAAATCCAGCCCCTCTTCAGGCCAGGGCCCATTCCAGCGGGAGATGGACGAGTCACTGACCATTCCTCTTGCGGTAGAACAATGA
- the LOC137184757 gene encoding transcription factor-like 5 protein isoform X2: MSSFSSACKTIHVPPSTSSREHPYDSAGVILSQGGCLTYDQGQMMGTELGLMGMTEVEYTHLQHLIQAQMEAQAPPDSPDVRSYPAAVMAKDATAISPVPTTQAIDLSTSTEEHCLVMPGEKTPTSYGEVPGFVLARIRGENSLTDSPTNSSTSSQKRSRSAARVCLEKRFNSMSADTPRQQDIQSAVLSNFLTMFQQSAEAQEAVIHPQMQKWMKTDRANPFEVTSPYVGGVYNPVTMCGQVIGHIPHMLEPNKQQGLIIPKSFSFNFCPERIVTKPHFTRSSNTTEEQQSVNIENDLAISAASRKHGSAHSSRPVKAAKAAPDSAGGSGSSSGKTARSCMSLSQRREKHNSKERERRKRIRLCCDELNMLVPFCDSDTDKVTTLQWTTTFLRYIKKTYGDTFKEEFQSAFTDNKGLFLKSSPSSGQGPFQREMDESLTIPLAVEQ, translated from the exons ATGTCATCCTTTTCCTCAGCTTGTAAAACCATCCATGTACCACCTTCAACCTCCTCCAGAGAACATCCCTATGACTCTGCTGGGGTGATTTTGAGCCAAGGTGGATGTTTGACATACGATCAGGGCCAGATGATGGGAACTGAGCTTGGTCTGATGGGGATGACAGAGGTTGAATATACACACCTTCAGCACCTTATCCAAGCCCAGATGGAGGCACAAGCTCCTCCAGACAGTCCAGATGTCAGATCTTACCCTGCTGCAGTGATGGCTAAAGACGCCACAGCGATTTCTCCCGTTCCAACCACTCAAGCTATTGACCTCTCAACTTCGACAGAGGAACACTGTCTGGTGATGCCAGGTGAAAAAACACCAACGTCTTATGGAGAGGTCCCAGGTTTTGTGCTGGCCAGaatcagaggagaaaacagTCTGACTGACTCACCCACCAACAGCAGCACATCTTCGCAGAAGCGATCCAGATCGGCTGCTAGAGTTTGCTTGGAGAAAAGGTTCAACTCCATGTCTGCTGACACGCCAAGGCAGCAAGATATTCAGTCAGCAGTTCTTAGCAA ttttttgacGATGTTTCAGCAGTCTGCGGAGGCTCAAGAGGCAGTCATACATCCTCAAATGCAGAAGTGGATGAAAACTGACCGAGCAAATCCTTTTGAGGTTACCAGCCCATATGTCGGGGGTGTATATAACCCAGTCACCATGTGTGGCCAA GTGATTGGCCATATTCCTCACATGCTTGAACCAAACAAGCAGCAGGGTTTAATCATCCCCAagagtttttcatttaatttctgcCCAGAGAGGATTGTTACAAAACCTCACTTTACCAGAAGCAGTAACACAACAGAAGAGCAGCAGTCGGTGAACATAGAAA ATGATTTGGCAATATCTGCTGCCTCCAGGAAGCACGGTAGTGCCCACAGCTCTCGACCTGTGAAGGCTGCTAAGGCTGCCCCAGACTCAGCTGGAGGATCAGGGAGCAGCAGCGGGAAAACAGCACGATCATGTATGTCGCTTAGCCAGCGCAGGGAGAAACACAACAGTAAGGAGAGGGAACGCAG GAAGAGGATTCGTTTGTGTTGTGACGAGCTGAACATGCTGGTGCCATTCTGTGATTCGGACACAGACAAAGTCACCACCCTGCAGTGGACCACTACCTTCCTGAGATACATCAAAAAAACGTATGGCGACACCTTCAAAGAG GAGTTTCAGAGTGCGTTCACTGATAATAAAGGACTATTTCTTAAATCCAGCCCCTCTTCAGGCCAGGGCCCATTCCAGCGGGAGATGGACGAGTCACTGACCATTCCTCTTGCGGTAGAACAATGA